Part of the Mycobacteriales bacterium genome, GTTCAACCGGGACCTCGAGATCGACTCGCCGTACAACACCTACCGGGTCGCCGGGCTGCCGCCCGCGCCGATCAACTCGCCGGGCGAGGCGGCGCTGGAGGCGGCGCTGGCGCCGGAGGCCGGGCCGTGGCTGTACTTCGTCGTCATCGACAAGCAGGGGCACTCGGCGTTCGCCACGACGGGCGAGGAGTTCGCCCGCCTCAAGGAGCGGTACCGGAAGGACGTGCTGGGGCAGTGAAGGCAGCAGTCGTGGGCCACCCGATCGACCACTCGCTCTCGCCGGTCGTGTGGCGGGCGGCGTACGACGCGCTCGGCCTCGACGGCTGGACGTACGACGCGCTGGACACCGACGTCGCCGGGCTCACCCGGCTGGTCCACCAGGGCGGGTACGCCGGGTTGTCGGTGACGATGCCGTTGAAGCACACCGCGGCGAAGCTGGTCGACCGCCAGGTCGGCCGGACCGCCGGCGCGGTCAACACCATCGTGTTCACCGAGGACGGCACCGAGGGCCACAACACCGACGTCGACGGCGTCGCCGCCGCGCTGCGCGCCGTCCGCCCCGAGGGGCCGGGCAACGTCGTCATCCTCGGCGCCGGCGGCAGCGCCGCGGCCGCCGTGCTCGCGTCGATCGCCGCGCACGCGGCGTCGATCACGCTCGTCGCCCGCAACGCCGGCCCGGCCAACGACCTGCGCGAGCGCACCGGGCGGATCGCGCGGTTCGAGCCGTGGACGCACGCGCGCGACGTGCTCGCGACCGCCGACGTCGTCGTCAACGCCACGCCGCGGTTCGCGGCGGACGAGCTCGCCCAGGGCTGGGGTGGCGCGCCGCTCGTGGACGTCCTGTACGACCCGTGGCCGACGCCGCTGGCGCGCGCCGCGGAGGCGGGCGGGCACCCGGTGGCGGGCGGGCTGGACGTGCTCGTGCACCAGGCGGTGCGCCAGATCGAGCTGGTGACGGGGCAGCGGCCGGACCCGGAGCCGCTGCTCGCGGCGGGCCGGGCGGAGCTGGCGCGGAGGGGATAGCCCGAACAGGTCATTCAAGCGCCCGGACCCCGCCGCCGATGCTCCATCCGACGCAGGACATCGGCCTCGAAGGGTGCGCCATGGGGAACGAATCGCGGGCGGTACGGCTGGACCGGGCCATCCGGGAGCTGCTGACGCAGACCGCGGAGATCGAGGCCGCGGCCGTGGTGTCGTTCGACGGCCTCCCGATGGCCTCGGCGCTCCCGGCCGGGATGGACGAGGACCGGGTCGCCGCGATGAGCGCCGCGCTCCTGTCGCTGGGCGAGCGCGCGACCGTCGGCCTCGGCCGCGGCGAGCTCAACCAGGTGTTCATCGAGGGCGAGGAGGGGACCGTCTTCCTCGTCTCCGCCGACAACGAGGCGGTGCTCGTCGCCGTCGCCGCCAAGGGCGCGAAGACCGGCATGATGCTCTACGAGGTGAAGCGCACCGCCGCGGCGGTCGCCGACGTGCTCCGTGCCGACGAGCCGCCCGCCGCGGCCGTGGCGGAGCAGAGCGAGCAGGAGGCGTTCGACGCCCTCGCCGCACTGACCGAGTCCGCCCCGCCGTACGCCCCCATGGGGTCGCTGCCCGAGAGCAACGGCTCGTCCTGGGCGTGACCAGGGACCCCCGCGACGGAGACCAGGCATGACACTCGAAGGCTCGCTCGACGCGTTCAGCCTGCCCGACATCTTCCAGCTCCTGTCGTTCACCAAGAAGACCGGGGCGCTGCGGATCACGGGCCCGGCGGCGCAGGGCGTCGTCCACTTCGCGACCGGCTCGGTGACCGGCGCCGCGTCCGACGTGCACCGGCAGGCCCTGGCCCGCCGCCTCGTCGGCGCCGGCCTGCTGGACGACGCGCAGCTCGCCCAGGCGATCGAGGCCGTGGCGAACGACCCCGCGCTCGGCATCGGCAAGGCCGCGCACGACGCCGGCCTGGTCGACGACGGCGTGCTGCACGAGCACGTCGTGGAGCAGGCGACCGACGCGGTGTTCGACCTGCTGCGCTGGACGCGCGGCGACTTCGCGTTCGTCTCCAACGAGCCGAACCCCGACGACCTGGGCGTCTCGCTCAACGTCGAGGAGGTCATCACCGAGGGCCGCCGCCGGCTCGAGGAGTGGGAGTCGCTGACCAAGGCGGTGCCCGCGCCGGACGCCGTCGTGAGCGTCGTCCTCAAGCCCGCCTCCGACGACACCGCCGTGACCGCCGACGAGTGGTCGGTGCTGGCGCTGGCCGACGGCCGGCGCACCGTCGCCGACCTGGTGCGGCTCACCGGCCGCGGCGAGTTCGCGACGGTCAAGACGCTGGCCGGCCTGGTCGACCGCCGCCTCGTCGCGGTCCGCCGCGGCGACGACGGCAACGACTCGGTGGCCGCGCTGCTGCGCCGCCAGCGGGAGCTGAGCGCGCTGGAGGGCCGCCCCGAGCCGGCCGAGCCCGACCCGGAGCCCGAGCCCGCGCCGGCCGTGGCCGAGCGTCCCCGACCGGAGGTCGTGCCGGACGTCGTGCCGCAACGCCCCGAGCCGATGGTCGCGCGCAAGCCGGAGTTCCCCGAGGAGCCCGTGTCGCTGCCCGGCGCGCGCCGCCCGGCGTCGGCCGTGCGGACCACGACCGAGACGGAGGGGTCGGCCGCCGTGGCGACCGAGACCGTGTCGCCGCTCATCGAGCGCGACCCGAGCGTGAACAAGAGCCTGCTGCTGCGTCTCATCGCCGGTGTGAGGGGGTTGTAGTGGCCGCCCGCAAGAAGCTCAACGCCGGCAAGAAGATCGTGGTGACCGGGCCGTTCGCGGCCGGCAAGACCACGCTCATCCGCACCATCAGCGAGATCACCGTGCTGTCGACCGAGAAGGACATCACCGACGACACCCGGTCCCGCAAGACCGAGACGACCGTCGCGATGGACTTCGGCCGCATCACGATCGACCGCGACCTCGTGCTCTACCTGTTCGGCACGCCCGGCCAGGAACGCTTCGACTTCATGTGGGAGATCCTCGGCGAGGGGATGCTCGGCTACGTCCTCATGCTCGACTCCACCCGACCGGAGTCGGCGGAGGAGGCGCGGACCATCCTGGAGGCGTTCCGCCGGATGGCGCGGGTGCCGTTCGTCGTCGCCCTGAACCGCTCGCACGGCATCGACCCGGCCGAGGAGGCGCGGGTCCGCGAGATCCTCGACGTCGACCCGGACGTGCCGGTCGTGCCGTGCGACGCGACCGACCGGGAGAGCGTGAAGGCCGTCCTGCTCGCGCTGCTCTACGCCGTCCTCGACTCCCTCGACGCCGAACCCGCCCGGGCCTGACGATGCGCTGGCCCTGGCGCCGCGGCCGCCGCGCCGCGGGGCGCGTGGTGTTCATCGGGACGTCGCCGTTCGACGTCGCGCAGGTCATCGCGTCCGTCCCCACGCCGTCGCCGGTCGTGTCCGCCTGGGTGCCGGAGCCCGACCCCGAGCCGGAGCCGGAGGCCGAGACGGCCGGGGTGCAGCTCGGCTTCGCCGACGGCACCACGATGACGCTCGCCGACGACGACCCCCGTGCCGTGGCGCTGCGCGCGCTCGCCACCCGCCTCACCGTCGGCGAGCCGGCCCGAACGTAGGGTGGGTGCGTGCAGCACGCGCCCCCGCCGGTCGCCGTCGTCGTCCCGACGTGGAACGGCCGCGACCTGCTGCGCGACTGCCTCCGCGCGCTGGCCGCGCAGGACGTCCCGGCCGCCGAGGTCGTGGTCGTCGACAACGGCTCCACCGACGGCACGCGCGAGCTGCTGGCGGCGGAGTTCCCGGACGTGCGGCTGGTCGCGTTCGACCGCAACAGCGGCTTCGCGCCCGCCGTCAACGCCGGCATCCGCGCGACGAGCACGCCATGGGTCGCCCTGCTCAACAACGACGCCCTGCCCGACCCGGACTGGCTCGGCACCCTCGCGCGCGAGGCGGCCGCGGCGGGGGAGCGGACGGCGTTCCTGACGTCGAAGATCGTCTCGCTGGACGGGACGCTGCTCGACTCGGCCGGCGACTACCTCGACAACAGCCTGGCGGCGGGCCAGCGCGGGCACCGCGAGCCCGACGACGGGCGGTACGACGCGCCGGAGGAGGTGTTCTCCGGCTGCGGCGGCGCCACCCTCTACCGGCGGTCGGCGCTGGACGCGCTCGGCGGCTTCGACGAGCGGTTCTTCGCCTACTACGAGGACGTCGACCTGTCGTTCCGCGCGCGGCTGGCCGGCCTCACCGGCCTTTACGTCCCCACCGCGCGGGTGCGGCACCACGTCAGCGCGACGAGCGCGCGGCAGCCCGGCATGAAGCGGTACCTGTCGACGCGCAACTCGTGGTTCCTCGTCGGCAAGAACGTCCCCGGCCCGGTGCTGCGCGCGCAGCTCCCGAACCTCCTGCTCCGCCAGGTGCTGTGGCTGGTGTCGGCGGCGCGCGAGGGGGAGCTCGCCGCCGCGCTGCGCGGGCACCTCGCCGCGCTGCGGGCGCTGCCGTGGCTGCTCGCCCGGCGCCGGGAGATCCAGCGGGGCGCGGTGCTGCGGCCGGAGGAGGTCGCCGCGTGGCTGCGGCCCGCGCGGATGAAGGAGCGGGTCGGCGAGGTCGCGTTGAAGGGGCTGGGCTGGGGCGACGCGCTCGCGCCCGGGGCGCCGTTCAACCCGGACGCCGCCGCGCGCTACGACGTGGCGGTGCGGGTGGTGGAGGCGACCGACCCGAAGCGCGTGCTCGAGGTCGGCTCCGGCACCGGCGGGCTGGCCGAGTACGCGCGGCCGCCGCTGCTCGTCGGCACCGACCTCGACTTCGCGGCGACGAGCGACCGGGACGGCAGCGGCCTGGTGCCGGTGCGCGCGTCGGCGGTGGCGCTGCCGTTCGCGGACGGGGCGTTCGACCTGGTCGTGTCGATGGACATGCTCGAGCACGTGCCGCGCCCCGACCGCGCGCGCGTGGTCGCGGAGCTGCTGCGCGTGGCGCGGCCGGGTGCCGTCGTCGTCTGCGGCGTCCCGGCCGGACGCGCCGCCGAACGCGCCGACCGCTGGCTGGACGCGCTGCACACCGCGCGGCGGGGCGAGCCGCACCCGTGGGTGCGCGAGCACCTCGACCTCGGCCTGCCAGGGCGCGGCGAGCTGGTGCGGGCGTTCCGCGACGTGGGCGCGCGGAAGGTCGTCGTGCGCGGCAACGTCAACGTCGCCGTGTGGCGGCTGATGCACCGCGTGCTGGAGTCCGACGACCCGGGGCTGCTCGCCCGCCGGGCGACGCTGGCGCTGGCCCGCCGGGTCGCGGTCGGGCCGTACTACCGCACGGTCGTCGAAGCCGTGCGATGAGCGAGGTGCCGGAGTCCGGCGCGCTGCTCGTGCTGCGGAGCACGGCGTGGCAGTGGGCGTTCAAGGCGGTCACGCTCGCGCTCGGGTTCGTGTCCATCTCGCTCGTCACGCGGCTGCTCGGCCCCGGCGACTACGGGCGGGTCGGCGTCGCGACGACCTACGTCGGGTTCGTCGTCGCGCTGTCCGACCTCGGGCTGCCGACCATCGTCGCGCGCGACGTGGCCCGCGCGCCGGACGCGCTGCGCGGGCACGTGACGACCGCGACGTGGGGCCGCGCTCTGCTGTTCGTGCCGACGTACGCGCTCGCGCTCGCGGTGGCGGTGCCGCTGTACCGGCACGACCCGGTGGTGCTCGGCGCGATCGCGATCGGCCTGCTCATGCTGCTGCCGAGCGCGGTCACGTCGACGCTGGCGGCGGTGCTCCAGGTGCAGGCGCGGCTGCACGTCGCCGCCGCGCTGGAGCTGGGCGCGCGGGCGGTCACCGTCGCCGCCACGGTCGCCGTGCTGCGCAACGGCGGCGGCGTGCGCGGCGTCGTCGTCGTCATGGTGGCCGTCACGGCGCTGCACTGCGCGGTCGTCGTGCGGCTGCTGGCCCGCCACCTCGGCGGGTGGTCGGCGTGGGACGGCGGGTCGTTCCGCCGGCTGGTGCGGGCGGCGTTGCCGCTCGGGGTCGCCGTGGTGCTGAACTCCCTCTACTTCCGGATGGACACCATCGTCCTGTCGCTGCTGCGGCCGGCCGCCGACGTCGGCGTCTACGTCGCGGCGTACCGCGTGATGGAGCTGATGCTGGTCTTCCCGTCGCTGTTCGCGGCGGCGGCGCTGCCGCTGCTGTCGCGCGCCGCGACCGGCGGCGACCGGCTGATGCCGCTCGTCGCGAAGTGCCTGCGGCTCGTCGTGACGATCCTGCTGCCGCTCACCGTCGTCGTCGCGGTCGACGCCCGGCGCATCCTCGTGCTGCTGGGCGGCAGCGCGTTCGCGCCGGGCGAGGCGGCGATGCGGGTGCTCGCGTTCGCGGCGCTGGTGAGCGGGCTCAACATCGTGCTCGGGCTGGCGATCGTCGCGCTGGACCGGCAGGGCCGCGCGCTGTGGCTCAACGTCGGCGCCCTCACCCTCAACGTCGTCCTCAACCTGGCGCTGGACCGGCGCGGCGGGCCGCCGGTCGCCGCCGCGCTCACGCTCGGCTGCGAGGCGCTGGTCGTCGTGGGCGCGTCGCTGGTGGTGCGGCGGGCGACCGGCTCGCTGCCGTCGGTGCCGTACCTCGGCCGGCTGCTGGTCTGCGCGGCGGCCGCCGCGGGCGTGCTGGCCCTGCTGCCGGGCGGGCTCGGAGTGGTGCCGCGCGGGCTCGCCGTCGGTGTCGCGTACGCCGGGCTGCTGCTAATGACCCGGGCGGTCACCGTCGAGGACGTGCGGCTGCTGCGGGCGGCGGCATGACCCGCTGGGGCGCGTCGCTCGTGCTGTTCCACACCGACCCCGCGCTGGCCGCGCGCTGCGTCGCCGCGCTGCGCGCGCAGGATCCGCCGCCGGAGCGGGTGCACGTCGTGTGCAACGACGACGCGGCCGGCGCCGGCGCGGCCGACCTGGCCGGCGTCACCGTCGAGGCGCACGCCGCGAACCTCGGCTACGCCGGCGGCCACAACGCCGCCCTGGCCGCGCTGTTCGCGGCCGGCCTGGACGCGGTGCTCGTCGTCAACCCGGACGCCGTACCGGCGCCGGACGCGGTCGCCCGGCTCGCGGCGTTCACCGGCGACCGGGCGGTGCTGGCCGGGCCGCTGCTGGAGCTGCTCCGCCCGGACGGCACGCCGGAGGGGCTGGTCGACAGCGCCGGCATCCGCTGGACCGCCTCGGCCCGGCACCTCGACGCGCGGCAGGGGTCGCCGCTGGCGAACGCCCCGGTCGCGCCGGCCGAGGTCGCCGGCATCTCCGGCGCCTGCCTCTGGGTGACCCGGGCCGCGTACGAGCGGGTCGTGGCGGCGTCGGGGGAGTTCTTCGACGAGGAGTTCGTCGCCTACCGCGAGGACGCCGAGCTCGGCTTCCGCGCGCGGCTGCTCGGCGTGCCGTCCTGGCTGGTCCCGGACGCCCGGGTGGGGCACGGCCGCGCGCTGCGCGGCACCACCCGCGCCGTCGCGCCGCACGTCAACCGGCTCGGCGTGCAGAACCGCTTCCTCATCGCGTTCAAGTACGGCCGCCGCCGCCCCGGCCGGCTGCCCGCCGCGCTGGCCCGCGACGCCGTCGTGGTCGCCGCCGTGCTGCTGCGCGAACGCTCCTCGCTGCCCGGCCTGCGCCGCGCCTGGGCGCTGCGCGGGACGCAGCGCGCCAAGGGCCGCCGCGTCCTCGCCGCCTCCGCGGAGCGTGCCGCCGCAGCCCCTACGCTCGACGCGTGATCCCCGCGCTGCGGCTGCGCCGCCGTTCCGACCTGCCGCTCGCGGCGGTCGACGCGGCCGTCGCGCTGCTGGCCTGCCTGGTGGCGTACCGGCTGCGGTTCGAGGGCGTCGCGGTGCCGGAGCCGTTCGCGCGCCGGTACCGCGTCGCGTCGGCGGCCGTCGCCGTCACCTGGGTGGTCGCCGCGCGGGCGAGCGGGCTGTACCGCCGGGCCGCGCTGCGCCGAGGCGTCTCGCTGGTGGGGGAGGCGTTCCAGGGCGCGCTCGCCGTCGGCGCGCTGACCGCGATCGGCAACGCCCTGCTCGCCGGCGGCGACCTCTCCCGCGCGTGGATCGGGCTGGTCACGCTCGGCCTGCTGCTCGGCGGCGTCGCCGCGCGCCGGCTGATCCGGGCGCTGCGGCGGGCGCTGGTGCCGTTCGGGCTGTTCCTCGAACGCTATGCCGTCGTCGGCGACGACCTGCCCGCGCGCCGGCTCGTGGGGGACCTGTCCCGCGCGCCGGGGGCGCCGTTCCGGGTGGTGGGGACGTTCCCGGCGGCGACGCCGCCGGAGGAGCTGGTCGCCCGCGCCCGGCAGCAGCGCCTCGACGGCCTGGTACTGCCGGACGGCTCGCTGTCGCACCACGAGACGGGCCGGCTCGCCGCCGCGCTCTCCGGCGCCGGCGTCGACGTGCTCATCGCGCCGGGCATCGGCGGGCTGGAGCTGCGCGTCGCGCGGATCGTCATGCTGCACGGCGTCCCGCTGCTCGCCGCCGCCGGCCTGACGCCGCGGCGCCGCGGCGTCCGCGCCCGCTCCCGCGAGGGGCGCGCGCGGCAGCGCGGCGTCGCGATCCTCGGCACCCGCGGCATCCCCGCCAACTACGGCGGGTTCGAGACGTTCGCCGAGAACCTCGCCACCCGCCTGGTCAACCGCGGCGTCCCCGTCACCGTCTACTGCCGCAGCCACTACGCCACCGAGCGCGGCGCGTGGCGCGGCATCCG contains:
- a CDS encoding shikimate dehydrogenase encodes the protein MKAAVVGHPIDHSLSPVVWRAAYDALGLDGWTYDALDTDVAGLTRLVHQGGYAGLSVTMPLKHTAAKLVDRQVGRTAGAVNTIVFTEDGTEGHNTDVDGVAAALRAVRPEGPGNVVILGAGGSAAAAVLASIAAHAASITLVARNAGPANDLRERTGRIARFEPWTHARDVLATADVVVNATPRFAADELAQGWGGAPLVDVLYDPWPTPLARAAEAGGHPVAGGLDVLVHQAVRQIELVTGQRPDPEPLLAAGRAELARRG
- a CDS encoding roadblock/LC7 domain-containing protein; translation: MGNESRAVRLDRAIRELLTQTAEIEAAAVVSFDGLPMASALPAGMDEDRVAAMSAALLSLGERATVGLGRGELNQVFIEGEEGTVFLVSADNEAVLVAVAAKGAKTGMMLYEVKRTAAAVADVLRADEPPAAAVAEQSEQEAFDALAALTESAPPYAPMGSLPESNGSSWA
- a CDS encoding DUF4388 domain-containing protein, whose amino-acid sequence is MTLEGSLDAFSLPDIFQLLSFTKKTGALRITGPAAQGVVHFATGSVTGAASDVHRQALARRLVGAGLLDDAQLAQAIEAVANDPALGIGKAAHDAGLVDDGVLHEHVVEQATDAVFDLLRWTRGDFAFVSNEPNPDDLGVSLNVEEVITEGRRRLEEWESLTKAVPAPDAVVSVVLKPASDDTAVTADEWSVLALADGRRTVADLVRLTGRGEFATVKTLAGLVDRRLVAVRRGDDGNDSVAALLRRQRELSALEGRPEPAEPDPEPEPAPAVAERPRPEVVPDVVPQRPEPMVARKPEFPEEPVSLPGARRPASAVRTTTETEGSAAVATETVSPLIERDPSVNKSLLLRLIAGVRGL
- a CDS encoding ATP/GTP-binding protein, yielding MAARKKLNAGKKIVVTGPFAAGKTTLIRTISEITVLSTEKDITDDTRSRKTETTVAMDFGRITIDRDLVLYLFGTPGQERFDFMWEILGEGMLGYVLMLDSTRPESAEEARTILEAFRRMARVPFVVALNRSHGIDPAEEARVREILDVDPDVPVVPCDATDRESVKAVLLALLYAVLDSLDAEPARA
- a CDS encoding glycosyltransferase; translated protein: MQHAPPPVAVVVPTWNGRDLLRDCLRALAAQDVPAAEVVVVDNGSTDGTRELLAAEFPDVRLVAFDRNSGFAPAVNAGIRATSTPWVALLNNDALPDPDWLGTLAREAAAAGERTAFLTSKIVSLDGTLLDSAGDYLDNSLAAGQRGHREPDDGRYDAPEEVFSGCGGATLYRRSALDALGGFDERFFAYYEDVDLSFRARLAGLTGLYVPTARVRHHVSATSARQPGMKRYLSTRNSWFLVGKNVPGPVLRAQLPNLLLRQVLWLVSAAREGELAAALRGHLAALRALPWLLARRREIQRGAVLRPEEVAAWLRPARMKERVGEVALKGLGWGDALAPGAPFNPDAAARYDVAVRVVEATDPKRVLEVGSGTGGLAEYARPPLLVGTDLDFAATSDRDGSGLVPVRASAVALPFADGAFDLVVSMDMLEHVPRPDRARVVAELLRVARPGAVVVCGVPAGRAAERADRWLDALHTARRGEPHPWVREHLDLGLPGRGELVRAFRDVGARKVVVRGNVNVAVWRLMHRVLESDDPGLLARRATLALARRVAVGPYYRTVVEAVR
- a CDS encoding oligosaccharide flippase family protein, giving the protein MSEVPESGALLVLRSTAWQWAFKAVTLALGFVSISLVTRLLGPGDYGRVGVATTYVGFVVALSDLGLPTIVARDVARAPDALRGHVTTATWGRALLFVPTYALALAVAVPLYRHDPVVLGAIAIGLLMLLPSAVTSTLAAVLQVQARLHVAAALELGARAVTVAATVAVLRNGGGVRGVVVVMVAVTALHCAVVVRLLARHLGGWSAWDGGSFRRLVRAALPLGVAVVLNSLYFRMDTIVLSLLRPAADVGVYVAAYRVMELMLVFPSLFAAAALPLLSRAATGGDRLMPLVAKCLRLVVTILLPLTVVVAVDARRILVLLGGSAFAPGEAAMRVLAFAALVSGLNIVLGLAIVALDRQGRALWLNVGALTLNVVLNLALDRRGGPPVAAALTLGCEALVVVGASLVVRRATGSLPSVPYLGRLLVCAAAAAGVLALLPGGLGVVPRGLAVGVAYAGLLLMTRAVTVEDVRLLRAAA
- a CDS encoding glycosyltransferase, giving the protein MTRWGASLVLFHTDPALAARCVAALRAQDPPPERVHVVCNDDAAGAGAADLAGVTVEAHAANLGYAGGHNAALAALFAAGLDAVLVVNPDAVPAPDAVARLAAFTGDRAVLAGPLLELLRPDGTPEGLVDSAGIRWTASARHLDARQGSPLANAPVAPAEVAGISGACLWVTRAAYERVVAASGEFFDEEFVAYREDAELGFRARLLGVPSWLVPDARVGHGRALRGTTRAVAPHVNRLGVQNRFLIAFKYGRRRPGRLPAALARDAVVVAAVLLRERSSLPGLRRAWALRGTQRAKGRRVLAASAERAAAAPTLDA
- a CDS encoding DUF1972 domain-containing protein encodes the protein MIPALRLRRRSDLPLAAVDAAVALLACLVAYRLRFEGVAVPEPFARRYRVASAAVAVTWVVAARASGLYRRAALRRGVSLVGEAFQGALAVGALTAIGNALLAGGDLSRAWIGLVTLGLLLGGVAARRLIRALRRALVPFGLFLERYAVVGDDLPARRLVGDLSRAPGAPFRVVGTFPAATPPEELVARARQQRLDGLVLPDGSLSHHETGRLAAALSGAGVDVLIAPGIGGLELRVARIVMLHGVPLLAAAGLTPRRRGVRARSREGRARQRGVAILGTRGIPANYGGFETFAENLATRLVNRGVPVTVYCRSHYATERGAWRGIRLVTLPTVRNKYLDTVVHTALSALHLVTRTRVRDVVLCNAANAPVLLPLRLFRRRVVLNVDGLEWRRGKWGVAGRTWYRLGEWLSVRLASVLVTDADEVRTYYRVRHDTDSVMIPYGADQLARGSVAVPEAVPVEPDGYALYVSRWERENNPVLVAAAHATSGVGLPLVMLGQATYDDGLDAEVRAAAAPHALLPGALYGDAYQGLQANARCYVHATEVGGTHPALIEALGAGNLCLVMDTPENREVVGEHGRYFADAAGLAALLREVVALPPAELARRREAARAYAADRYSWDTVAGAYADLLE